In Terriglobus sp. TAA 43, a single window of DNA contains:
- a CDS encoding FliM/FliN family flagellar motor C-terminal domain-containing protein: protein MPFRLSVTIPLIGWRLHRLRDLQQGQLIVTAVSATEDVPVRIGEALLAHAELDNVDGQMAIRLTRLD, encoded by the coding sequence ATGCCATTCCGGCTGTCTGTGACGATTCCGCTCATCGGATGGCGGCTGCATCGTCTGCGTGACCTGCAGCAAGGACAGCTAATTGTCACGGCAGTATCGGCAACAGAGGATGTCCCAGTGAGGATAGGTGAAGCTCTATTGGCGCATGCAGAACTGGATAACGTTGATGGACAGATGGCAATTCGTCTTACGCGTTTGGACTAA
- a CDS encoding flagellar biosynthetic protein FliR: protein MQSTDQDALKPFLAAGVLLLLRFGSAVVTLPVFSSAAIPARVKAMLILVLTVVITPVAAYQPNADLKLSAPALMSEVVVGLCFGLTLMLLSESLTFGAALMGSAFSFSLANLVDPNSQVETEVLGTVLNWLGMLVILAAGLHRTMLAALLRTLTAVPLGHAPAGGASAQAFVLMASGIFLSGVQLAAPVLAAAILVEVAVGLVSRLAPAMPAQIASVPVKTIVSYIVLIGGLSLWPLWIERHFAALLDVAQRNIRL from the coding sequence ATGCAATCGACAGATCAAGACGCTCTGAAGCCATTCCTTGCAGCGGGCGTGTTGCTTCTACTGCGTTTCGGAAGTGCAGTGGTGACGCTGCCGGTATTTAGTTCGGCCGCTATTCCAGCGCGTGTGAAGGCAATGTTGATACTCGTGCTGACCGTTGTCATTACTCCTGTGGCTGCGTATCAGCCGAATGCAGATCTCAAACTTTCGGCTCCGGCACTTATGAGTGAAGTGGTTGTGGGATTGTGCTTCGGTTTGACATTGATGCTTCTATCCGAGTCCCTAACGTTTGGCGCTGCCCTGATGGGATCTGCGTTTTCCTTTTCTCTTGCGAATCTCGTGGATCCAAATTCGCAGGTTGAAACAGAAGTGTTGGGTACGGTTCTGAATTGGCTTGGGATGCTTGTTATCCTTGCCGCCGGTCTGCATCGCACGATGCTGGCGGCATTGTTGCGCACCTTGACTGCTGTGCCGCTGGGACATGCACCAGCGGGCGGTGCATCGGCGCAGGCATTTGTCTTGATGGCTTCCGGGATATTTCTCTCTGGAGTGCAGCTTGCTGCACCAGTGCTTGCTGCTGCCATCCTTGTCGAAGTCGCGGTTGGCCTGGTAAGTCGACTAGCGCCTGCTATGCCCGCGCAGATCGCTTCAGTTCCGGTGAAGACCATCGTGTCCTACATCGTGCTCATCGGTGGCTTGTCCTTGTGGCCTTTGTGGATTGAGCGCCATTTCGCTGCGCTTTTAGACGTAGCACAAAGGAACATCCGGCTATGA
- the fliL gene encoding flagellar basal body-associated protein FliL, which translates to MSTAANVDTATTESITPTPVKVGVGVILIPVLLSTVLTLGVVGGGAFYLIRSGKLGTGVQNTAAQPAVAPIIVVAPPASHVLALEPMIVNLSDANGRAYLRASVSLRIKDEEKTERLPEKKDPKAVDAVATELRDTTLAVLSRQTSDGLLLPDGREALKQTLEHEYKVRNTEIPVFEIYFTDFLVQRG; encoded by the coding sequence ATGTCCACCGCGGCCAATGTTGATACAGCAACGACGGAATCCATCACTCCGACTCCAGTGAAGGTGGGGGTGGGAGTGATCCTGATTCCAGTGCTCCTGTCTACGGTTTTAACGCTGGGAGTTGTAGGCGGAGGTGCCTTCTATCTCATCCGTTCAGGGAAACTTGGGACGGGAGTACAGAACACCGCCGCCCAACCGGCCGTTGCGCCGATCATCGTTGTTGCGCCGCCCGCATCGCATGTTCTTGCGTTGGAGCCGATGATCGTTAATCTTTCCGACGCAAATGGTCGAGCCTATCTGCGGGCGTCCGTAAGTTTGAGAATTAAGGATGAAGAGAAGACTGAGAGGCTGCCAGAGAAGAAAGATCCCAAAGCGGTAGATGCTGTCGCTACGGAGCTACGTGATACAACCCTGGCCGTGCTCAGCCGCCAGACATCCGACGGGCTGCTGTTGCCGGACGGCAGGGAAGCACTTAAGCAGACGCTGGAGCATGAATACAAGGTGCGAAACACCGAAATCCCAGTGTTTGAAATATACTTCACGGACTTCCTGGTGCAGCGAGGATGA
- a CDS encoding flagellar hook capping FlgD N-terminal domain-containing protein, with product MNPISNSAHAVATAFATQGVAHSNSASSSTDDGATITSTDFLTLLVTQLKNQDPTLPTDPTQYVSQLVGVNSLEQLIDINKQLTSLGGSTATSSGS from the coding sequence ATGAATCCAATTTCGAACAGTGCCCATGCGGTTGCGACCGCATTTGCAACGCAGGGTGTCGCACATAGCAATAGCGCTTCTTCCTCGACCGACGATGGAGCGACGATTACTTCCACTGACTTCCTGACACTCCTGGTGACACAGTTAAAGAACCAAGATCCAACACTGCCGACTGATCCGACTCAATATGTCTCACAGTTGGTTGGAGTGAACAGCCTGGAACAGTTGATTGACATAAATAAGCAGCTAACTTCTCTTGGTGGCTCGACCGCGACCTCGAGCGGTTCGTAA
- a CDS encoding flagellar hook protein FlgE yields the protein MPSFSIALSGLQADSIALSAIGNNLANLNTTAFKKENVNFADMFYQSVGTSGSNAPLQVGIGTRVSSISSDFSQGNLNSTGSATDMAINGNGFFVVQQTGTNELTRTGNFQLSPTGNLMTSEGYSVMGYPAVNGVVDTNAALTPMNVPTAKTQLAHATTGFSFTTSLNSSSAVGTSYVSSMPMYDSQGTAQNVSVTFTKTGGNQWDYSIAMPSGDATTTSNNTGTLEFNPDGTLALPTGDVTSISFSGLSDGASDMTLNWSLRDASGNSLITQSAGTSSTNASLQDGYPSGTYKSFSVDAQGVMRATYTNGGTEVLGQIAIATVASPESLGRMGSNLYSVNQASGAMDIGVAGAGSRGSVTGSTLEQSNVDISTEFANLIVAQRSFEANSKTVTAFDTITQDTINMIR from the coding sequence ATGCCCTCATTTTCTATCGCGCTTAGCGGGTTGCAGGCGGACTCCATTGCTCTCAGTGCAATCGGCAATAACCTGGCAAACCTGAACACCACCGCATTTAAAAAAGAGAACGTAAACTTCGCTGACATGTTCTATCAAAGTGTCGGAACCTCCGGCTCGAATGCACCATTACAGGTCGGTATCGGAACACGTGTCTCATCGATAAGTAGCGATTTTTCCCAAGGAAACCTCAATTCGACCGGTAGCGCCACAGATATGGCGATCAACGGGAACGGATTTTTTGTTGTTCAGCAGACTGGCACGAATGAGCTTACCCGCACAGGAAACTTTCAACTGAGTCCGACCGGAAATCTCATGACGAGTGAGGGGTATTCGGTGATGGGATATCCGGCGGTAAATGGGGTTGTCGACACAAACGCGGCATTGACGCCAATGAATGTCCCGACGGCAAAAACTCAATTGGCGCACGCGACGACGGGGTTTTCTTTTACTACAAGTCTTAATTCGAGCTCCGCCGTGGGAACGAGTTATGTCTCATCCATGCCAATGTATGACTCGCAGGGAACAGCCCAAAATGTTAGCGTCACGTTTACGAAGACGGGGGGCAACCAATGGGATTACAGCATTGCTATGCCAAGCGGCGATGCGACCACGACATCCAATAACACCGGCACACTGGAGTTCAACCCGGATGGAACACTTGCTTTACCCACGGGCGATGTGACATCGATCAGCTTCAGTGGCCTTTCGGATGGCGCCAGTGATATGACATTGAATTGGTCACTCAGGGATGCGAGCGGTAACAGCCTGATCACGCAGAGCGCCGGAACTTCCAGTACAAATGCAAGCTTGCAGGATGGCTATCCGTCGGGAACTTATAAGAGCTTTTCCGTGGATGCTCAGGGAGTGATGCGTGCGACCTACACGAACGGTGGCACGGAGGTTCTTGGGCAGATCGCGATTGCGACAGTTGCCAGTCCTGAGTCGTTAGGTCGTATGGGCAGCAACCTGTATTCGGTAAATCAGGCATCGGGCGCGATGGATATCGGTGTCGCCGGAGCAGGAAGCCGTGGAAGCGTCACGGGCAGCACCTTAGAGCAGTCCAACGTTGATATCTCGACGGAGTTTGCGAACCTGATCGTGGCACAGCGATCCTTCGAAGCGAATTCGAAGACTGTCACTGCCTTTGACACGATTACACAGGACACGATCAACATGATTCGATAA
- a CDS encoding flagellar biosynthetic protein FliQ, translating to MSPDMVTELMRHLLLEALLLSAPLLIVGCMVSVLLTLVQTLTGIQEQTITAVPRLLVVFSVGLVSLPWFLRHAVTYTLRLWSDFHRYLG from the coding sequence ATGAGCCCGGACATGGTGACGGAACTAATGCGACATCTTCTGCTGGAGGCGCTCTTGTTGAGCGCGCCCCTGTTGATCGTGGGATGCATGGTGAGCGTGTTACTCACGCTGGTGCAGACATTAACCGGCATTCAGGAACAGACCATCACGGCGGTACCGCGATTGCTTGTTGTGTTTTCGGTTGGACTGGTTAGTTTGCCCTGGTTTCTGCGGCATGCTGTGACTTACACGCTACGTCTTTGGTCGGACTTTCATCGGTATCTCGGATAA
- the fliP gene encoding flagellar type III secretion system pore protein FliP (The bacterial flagellar biogenesis protein FliP forms a type III secretion system (T3SS)-type pore required for flagellar assembly.): MHSFWVHPPAARRAADAPHVLHASQSAAKSYVVKKSDKEKPATEPHSTVKVADPSETRSIAEEFAIGHSSQWAVVIGLTLLTLAPAILLAMTPLIRLLVVFHFLRQALGTQTAPSNQVLMALGLMMTWFLMQPVITQVNDVAVAPYRAGVMSGEDALNKGSLPVKTFMLRYARDKDLELFAAASQPTRLHRREDAPMQVVVPAYMLSELKSGFQIGAVLFLPFLLVDLVVASVTTSIGMLQMPPTVVSTPVKILLFVMVDGWHLLASSLLKSF, from the coding sequence GTGCATTCCTTCTGGGTGCATCCTCCAGCGGCACGACGGGCAGCAGACGCGCCGCATGTCTTACACGCATCGCAAAGTGCGGCCAAGTCTTATGTCGTAAAAAAGAGCGATAAAGAAAAACCTGCGACCGAGCCTCATTCCACCGTGAAGGTTGCTGATCCTTCTGAAACCAGAAGCATCGCCGAGGAGTTCGCGATAGGGCATAGCTCGCAATGGGCTGTTGTTATCGGGCTTACGCTGTTGACGCTCGCACCTGCGATTCTTCTGGCGATGACGCCACTGATTCGACTTTTGGTTGTGTTTCATTTCTTGAGGCAAGCACTTGGAACGCAAACCGCGCCATCAAACCAGGTGCTGATGGCGCTCGGACTTATGATGACATGGTTCCTGATGCAGCCTGTTATCACGCAGGTAAATGATGTGGCGGTCGCACCGTATCGTGCGGGTGTGATGTCAGGGGAAGACGCGCTCAATAAGGGCTCGCTTCCTGTGAAGACATTCATGTTGCGCTATGCACGCGATAAAGATCTGGAACTGTTCGCGGCTGCATCGCAGCCTACGCGCCTGCATCGTCGTGAGGATGCGCCGATGCAGGTGGTGGTTCCGGCATACATGTTGAGCGAACTGAAGAGTGGATTCCAGATTGGCGCGGTCCTCTTTCTTCCATTTCTATTAGTGGACCTTGTAGTTGCCAGTGTGACCACTTCGATCGGTATGTTGCAGATGCCACCTACGGTAGTTTCCACGCCAGTGAAAATCCTGCTGTTTGTGATGGTGGATGGATGGCATCTGTTGGCCAGTTCACTCTTGAAGAGCTTTTGA
- a CDS encoding flagellar biosynthesis protein FlhB — translation MSGERTEKASEQRKRRSREKGEGVRSRELTNAAAMVGGLLLLRGAAGQFAMQWSKTYTAAVHLGMRPYDTPDGMSRALPQLLLPGVVPVGVVLAGALFSAIAIGAMQTGGVQIYGAALAWKPGRLNPATNIKNLFSARSLLRCAKSLIPAAAVTALASMALRRSVLPMPVMSEARLPTTLTAAYGLAVQAAWISLGWAAIDYINEWRSWNTSLKMTKEEVKQEMKESNGNPHTKGRIRQIQRAMRRRRVKADISKAAVVITNPTHYAVALQFDFATMAAPKVLAKGRDLHALEIREEARWAGVPIVENPPLARALYRGVDEGRDIPFELYSAVAAILAYLFRESRQRASSHATRHRSYGYAAPARMMLGLTDYSAPSSATGEPSHE, via the coding sequence ATGAGTGGCGAGCGCACAGAAAAAGCGTCAGAACAACGAAAGCGGAGGTCGCGGGAGAAGGGTGAAGGTGTTCGCAGCCGAGAGCTAACTAATGCTGCTGCAATGGTGGGTGGACTGCTACTGTTGCGTGGCGCTGCCGGACAGTTTGCGATGCAATGGAGTAAGACGTATACGGCGGCGGTGCATCTTGGCATGCGCCCTTATGACACACCGGATGGCATGAGCCGAGCTCTTCCTCAATTGCTTCTTCCAGGGGTGGTCCCTGTAGGAGTGGTACTCGCGGGTGCGCTGTTTTCTGCGATTGCGATTGGGGCGATGCAGACAGGCGGAGTGCAGATTTATGGTGCGGCACTTGCGTGGAAGCCTGGTCGCCTTAACCCAGCGACCAATATCAAGAATTTGTTTTCGGCGCGTTCTCTCCTGCGTTGTGCAAAGTCGCTGATTCCCGCGGCCGCAGTGACAGCGCTCGCCTCGATGGCGCTTCGCCGGTCTGTTTTGCCGATGCCGGTGATGAGTGAGGCACGACTTCCCACGACCTTGACGGCGGCTTATGGGCTTGCGGTGCAGGCCGCGTGGATCTCACTTGGGTGGGCGGCAATTGACTACATCAACGAATGGCGTTCCTGGAATACCTCGCTAAAGATGACCAAAGAAGAGGTCAAACAGGAGATGAAGGAATCAAACGGCAACCCGCATACGAAGGGCAGAATTCGCCAGATTCAACGTGCGATGCGGAGACGTCGCGTGAAGGCGGATATATCCAAGGCTGCCGTAGTGATCACCAATCCTACGCATTACGCGGTTGCTCTTCAGTTTGACTTTGCCACGATGGCTGCGCCCAAAGTACTGGCGAAGGGGCGCGATCTGCATGCGCTGGAGATTCGTGAAGAGGCGCGATGGGCAGGTGTTCCCATTGTTGAAAATCCGCCGCTGGCGAGGGCGCTCTACCGCGGTGTGGACGAAGGCAGAGACATTCCTTTCGAACTGTATTCCGCGGTGGCAGCGATCCTTGCTTACCTGTTCCGCGAGAGTCGTCAGCGCGCGTCGTCTCATGCAACAAGACACCGCAGTTATGGGTATGCAGCACCTGCTCGCATGATGTTGGGTTTGACTGATTATTCTGCGCCGTCGAGCGCAACTGGAGAGCCTTCACATGAGTGA